TGCGCTGCGCGAGGAGCGCCGCGCGCGCTTCATGGCGGTGGCCGAGGCGGCATCGGCCGAGAAGCTGCAGCAGCGCGTGGGCGCGATCATGCAGGTGCTGGTGGATTCGGCACCCGGTCTGGGCAAGAAGGGCGGTATCGGCCGCAGCTACGCCGATGCACCGGAGATCGACGGCGTGGTGCGCCTGTTGCCGCCCGAGAAGATCAGCAAGACCCTGAAGGTGGGCGAGTTCACCAAGGCGCGTGTGGTCGCCGCCCAAGGGCACGACCTGCTGGCTGTGCCGATCTGACGGCGCGCGCTACCTGCACATGAAAACGGGCCCTCGCGGCCCGTTTTTTTTTGCGACCAAGGGTTTTTGCCACGTTGACAGGCCCGTTATCCGCGTTTAGCATTTTCGTAGGATTGTTAACAATCGTATTTTCAACAGACAATCAAGGAAGTCCCATGACGAAGTCGGTGGAAGTCATCTCGGAGATCTCCGGGAACGTTTGGAAGGTCGAAGCACAGCCCGGCCAGACCGTGGCCGAGGGCGATGTGCTCGTCGTCGTCGAGTCGATGAAGATGGAGATTCCGGTGGAGGCGCCCTGTGCCGGTGTGCTGCGCTCGCTGTCCTGCCAGGAAGGGCAGCCGGTGCGCGAAGGCGAGGTGATCGGTGTGGTGGACGCGGCATGACGCGCGACGTCCCGGGCGACAAACTGGATTACCGGCATTGGGAGGGCGCGGTGGCGTTCCGTCTCTTCTCGGGCAGCGACCAGCCGACCCTCACGGTCGCCGAGCAAATCGCAGCGTCCATCGGCGACCGCATCATCTCGGGCGCGCTGGCGCCGCGCGAGCGCATCCTGGAAGAGGAACTGGCCACGGAATTCAGTGTGAGCCGCGGGCCGGTGCGCGACGCCATCCGCATCCTGGAGCGCGAAGGCCTGGTGACCATCCTGCCCCGGCGCGGCGCGGTGGTGACGGACCTGGCCGCGCACGAAGTGCGGGAGATCTTCGAGATTCGCGCGGGCCTGCTGGAGATCGT
The sequence above is a segment of the Hydrogenophaga sp. BPS33 genome. Coding sequences within it:
- a CDS encoding biotin/lipoyl-binding carrier protein yields the protein MTKSVEVISEISGNVWKVEAQPGQTVAEGDVLVVVESMKMEIPVEAPCAGVLRSLSCQEGQPVREGEVIGVVDAA